The sequence below is a genomic window from Lelliottia sp. JS-SCA-14.
CGTACCTCGACTTCGACGTCGAGAAGTGCCTGGCCTGCGCCAGGGAAGTGAACCCGGAGATTGAAATCCTGATGGTCTCCGCCACCAAAGGCGACGGCATGGAGAGCTGGCTGAGCTGGCTGGAGAACGAGCGATGTGCATAGGCGTTCCAGGACAGATTCGCGCCATCGACGGCAACCAGGCTAAAGTCGAAGTCTGCGGGGTGCTGCGCGATGTCGATCTCACACTGGTGGGCGTTGTGGATGAAAACGGCGCCTCGCGCCTCGGTCAGTGGGTGCTGGTCCACGTCGGTTTTGCCATGAGCGTGATTAATGAAGACGAGGCCCGCGACACCCTCGCGGCGCTGCAAAACATGTTTGAAGTCGAGCCGGACGTCGGCGCGCTGCTGTTTGGCGAGGAGCGTTAAACCATGCGCTACGTTGATGAATATCGCGCCCCGGAACAGGTGATGCAACTGATTGCGCATCTGAAAACGCGCGCTTCGCTGCTGGAGTACACCGCCGCGCGCCCGCTGCGCATCATGGAAGTGTGCGGCGGCCACACCCATGCCAT
It includes:
- a CDS encoding HypC/HybG/HupF family hydrogenase formation chaperone, whose amino-acid sequence is MCIGVPGQIRAIDGNQAKVEVCGVLRDVDLTLVGVVDENGASRLGQWVLVHVGFAMSVINEDEARDTLAALQNMFEVEPDVGALLFGEER